A genomic segment from Candidatus Caldatribacterium sp. encodes:
- a CDS encoding ribonuclease H-like domain-containing protein yields MSVAVLDIETFASIETLGYLDYRYLKTRGREELSDGELEKRLALNPYTLSVISAAVAHVEEGNIQEVAVYYIATDEEIYDEERPYPIRYVPILCPKLPQDLLEGERLLLEEFWQELEEAESFVTYNGQNFDLPVLRLRSMIHGLPLPEKIANPRLLRSSTDHLDLADFLCASNPEHRYTLEFVCRKFGIDFTKNTMDGSKVHDAFLSGRYSDIARYNAQDAIATAQLYLRLIPYLPQELQKPPTDRQLQYLNDLIATRAFGFSTSHVINWLATQGILTKNNVSRLIDELKRNEGL; encoded by the coding sequence ATGTCTGTTGCTGTTCTCGACATCGAGACCTTTGCAAGCATCGAGACCCTCGGATACCTCGACTACCGGTACCTGAAAACACGAGGGAGAGAGGAGCTCTCTGACGGGGAACTCGAGAAGCGCCTGGCGCTCAATCCATACACTCTCTCCGTTATCTCTGCCGCTGTCGCCCACGTGGAGGAAGGGAATATCCAAGAGGTCGCCGTGTACTACATCGCCACCGACGAGGAAATTTACGACGAAGAGAGACCGTACCCCATCCGTTACGTGCCCATCCTCTGTCCAAAGCTCCCCCAGGATCTCCTCGAAGGAGAACGGCTCCTCCTTGAGGAGTTCTGGCAGGAGCTTGAAGAAGCCGAGTCCTTCGTTACCTACAACGGCCAAAACTTTGACCTTCCGGTTTTGCGGCTTCGGAGCATGATTCACGGCCTTCCACTTCCCGAGAAAATCGCCAATCCCCGCCTCCTCCGCTCAAGCACTGACCACCTTGACCTTGCGGATTTCCTCTGCGCTTCAAACCCCGAGCACAGGTACACCCTGGAATTCGTGTGCCGAAAATTTGGCATTGACTTTACAAAAAACACCATGGACGGCTCAAAGGTTCACGATGCCTTTCTCTCGGGACGGTACTCCGACATCGCCCGGTACAACGCCCAAGACGCCATTGCCACCGCCCAACTCTACCTGCGCCTCATACCGTACCTACCCCAGGAACTCCAGAAGCCTCCCACCGACCGCCAGCTCCAGTACCTCAACGACCTCATAGCCACTCGTGCCTTTGGGTTTTCTACAAGTCACGTCATCAACTGGCTCGCCACCCAGGGAATTCTTACAAAAAACAATGTGAGCAGGCTCATCGACGAGCTGAAAAGGAATGAGGGATTGTGA